One Candidatus Neomarinimicrobiota bacterium DNA segment encodes these proteins:
- a CDS encoding cupin domain-containing protein gives MKKTAEDWIEHLDLEPHPEGGFYKEVYRAEETISEDALPDRYSGERNFGTSIYYLLRSEDISHLHRLKTDEVWHFYAGSRLNMHLINDEGDHQQILLGNNPVEGEQLQIVIPHGAWFGSIVDQPDSYTLVACTLAPGFDFADFELGERKELLREYPEHKKIIRDLTID, from the coding sequence TTGAAGAAAACCGCTGAAGACTGGATTGAGCATCTGGACTTAGAACCGCATCCCGAAGGCGGATTTTACAAAGAAGTTTACCGCGCGGAGGAGACTATCTCCGAAGATGCCTTGCCGGATCGCTACTCCGGTGAAAGGAACTTTGGGACGTCCATCTATTACTTACTCCGCTCTGAAGATATCTCGCATCTCCACCGGCTCAAGACCGACGAAGTCTGGCACTTCTACGCCGGCAGCCGGCTGAATATGCACCTCATTAATGATGAAGGAGACCATCAGCAAATTCTACTGGGTAACAATCCGGTAGAGGGGGAGCAGTTGCAGATCGTGATACCGCATGGTGCCTGGTTCGGCTCCATAGTCGACCAGCCGGATTCCTACACGCTGGTCGCGTGTACCCTGGCGCCCGGGTTTGATTTTGCCGATTTTGAGTTGGGAGAACGAAAAGAGTTGCTTCGGGAGTATCCGGAGCATAAAAAAATAATCAGAGACCTTACGATTGATTGA
- a CDS encoding hydrogenase maturation protease codes for MSRILVIGYGNTLREDDGIGPRAAELLEERLCDSDDVRILTVHQLLPEHAAEIAESEYVIFIDASETGEPGDISGVDVSLSPSTLPMTHAPSPGLLLSMARDHFGARPRATLFTLTGSSFGFREGLSETVTSQIHQFIDEIFKFIQSQEKVGVPELQ; via the coding sequence ATGTCACGCATCCTGGTCATCGGATACGGCAACACCCTCCGCGAGGACGACGGCATCGGCCCGCGGGCCGCCGAACTGCTCGAGGAGCGGTTATGTGACTCGGATGACGTGCGAATACTCACCGTGCACCAACTGCTGCCGGAGCACGCGGCGGAAATCGCGGAATCAGAGTATGTCATTTTTATCGACGCAAGCGAAACTGGCGAACCCGGTGATATCTCAGGAGTGGACGTTTCTCTCTCACCTTCCACTCTCCCAATGACACATGCACCGTCACCGGGTTTGCTCCTTTCCATGGCGAGAGATCATTTCGGTGCGAGACCGAGAGCAACACTGTTTACGCTCACCGGATCTTCCTTCGGCTTTCGGGAAGGGTTGAGTGAGACGGTCACTTCTCAAATTCATCAGTTCATCGACGAAATTTTTAAGTTTATCCAATCTCAGGAAAAAGTGGGCGTCCCAGAACTCCAATAA
- a CDS encoding zinc ribbon domain-containing protein, with product MSIDEQLGAKFQCPKCKNSGGETSRFAATGTGLSRFFDVQHKRFITVSCRNCGFTEMYNPKILEKQSKVGDVLDFIFGG from the coding sequence ATGAGTATTGACGAACAGCTCGGTGCCAAATTTCAGTGTCCCAAGTGCAAAAATTCAGGTGGCGAGACCAGTCGATTTGCCGCAACTGGTACCGGATTGTCGCGATTTTTCGACGTCCAGCATAAGCGGTTTATTACGGTCTCCTGCCGGAATTGCGGATTTACGGAGATGTACAATCCGAAAATCCTGGAGAAGCAGAGCAAGGTCGGGGATGTACTGGATTTTATCTTCGGCGGGTAA
- the ccsA gene encoding cytochrome c biogenesis protein CcsA — protein MNQFGSILLVLGGIAAVWTIIRGLQAWQQNNNTALIRQAQYGIYTMFFTISTAVVILVYQLMTSNFVNKYVASYTSEALPTYYKFSALWAGQAGSLLFWLWLIAAFSALFVWRHKDDYRELMSIMLPTFAFTSLLFFGLTIFVTSPFETLNFMPRDGNGLNPLLQNWGMSIHPPLLYLGYVGWTIPFGFLIAALVTKNLDSNWLKQARPWTITAWLFLALGNLIGAQWAYVELGWGGYWAWDPVENASLMPWLLATAFVHSQIMQERRGIFKFWNVSLLLITFAMTIFGTYLTRSGVLQSVHAFGDTEMGPYFLAFLGIVIFGGFGLIFARRNYLDSRSSVQTPLSREGTVLLSNIAFSAMTFTVLWGTMYPLTSRIFFGEQRTVEISYFNSLNVPLGIFVLLLTGIGPLIAWRKASSSNFVRHFSIPTAFGVATVVLLALFGITALYPLVTFGLAAFTLAGIIQEFYKGTVATMQRTGENWLKSFGTLVMNTKRRYGGYLIHIGIVMIFIGITGSSAFNTEAEAKLARGESMEIENYVLTYSEFVENQNALKYSGIAVLDIEKNGKYVGQIRPEKAKFYKSDQPMSEVALRMTLEEDLYVILGGFDKERNVWVTARVNPLINWMWLGGIMLIIGTVVALFPETDSKKRTHTRKRLQDIDAETIIRELSEIEIDYAEGKIDDTTYKEEYEPYEHVDAWIKRAANAKAEQHKNGNGKADVATAEAVEAQFCHTCGTQLPRGSRFCSNCGERVNT, from the coding sequence ATGAACCAATTTGGATCTATTCTACTGGTGCTGGGGGGCATTGCGGCGGTCTGGACGATCATCCGCGGTTTGCAGGCCTGGCAGCAGAATAATAATACAGCACTCATCCGGCAGGCGCAGTACGGCATTTACACCATGTTTTTCACGATTTCGACCGCTGTGGTGATTCTGGTCTATCAACTGATGACCAGCAATTTCGTGAACAAATACGTGGCGTCGTACACGAGTGAAGCGCTGCCGACATATTACAAATTCTCGGCGCTGTGGGCAGGCCAGGCCGGCTCACTGCTCTTCTGGCTTTGGCTGATTGCTGCATTTTCGGCGCTGTTCGTCTGGCGCCATAAGGATGACTACCGCGAATTGATGTCGATTATGCTGCCGACGTTTGCGTTTACCTCGCTTCTTTTCTTCGGACTGACGATTTTCGTTACTTCTCCCTTTGAGACACTGAACTTTATGCCACGGGATGGCAATGGCCTCAACCCGCTGCTGCAGAACTGGGGTATGTCCATTCACCCGCCGCTGCTCTATCTGGGATATGTCGGCTGGACGATTCCGTTTGGCTTTCTGATTGCTGCACTCGTGACGAAGAACCTGGATTCGAACTGGCTGAAGCAGGCGCGTCCATGGACGATCACTGCGTGGCTGTTTCTAGCCCTAGGGAATCTGATTGGGGCCCAGTGGGCCTACGTAGAACTCGGCTGGGGCGGTTACTGGGCCTGGGATCCGGTGGAAAACGCCTCGCTCATGCCGTGGTTGCTCGCGACAGCGTTCGTCCACTCTCAGATTATGCAAGAGCGTCGGGGTATTTTTAAATTTTGGAACGTAAGCCTCCTGCTCATCACCTTTGCGATGACCATCTTTGGGACGTACCTCACGAGAAGTGGTGTCCTGCAATCGGTACATGCGTTCGGGGACACGGAAATGGGGCCATACTTTCTGGCGTTTTTGGGTATCGTGATTTTTGGTGGATTCGGACTCATTTTTGCCCGCCGAAATTACCTGGATTCCAGGAGTTCCGTACAAACGCCGCTCTCCAGGGAGGGGACGGTGCTGCTCTCCAATATTGCCTTTTCCGCGATGACGTTTACCGTCCTTTGGGGTACGATGTATCCGCTGACCTCGCGTATATTTTTCGGCGAGCAGCGCACTGTGGAGATCAGCTATTTTAACTCTTTGAATGTGCCGCTCGGCATTTTTGTCCTCCTGCTGACCGGTATTGGTCCGTTGATTGCCTGGCGTAAGGCGAGCAGTTCGAACTTTGTGCGACACTTTAGTATTCCGACGGCGTTTGGCGTGGCGACAGTAGTGCTCCTGGCGTTATTCGGTATCACCGCATTGTACCCGCTGGTCACCTTCGGGCTGGCAGCCTTTACGCTGGCCGGCATCATCCAGGAGTTCTACAAGGGCACGGTTGCCACGATGCAGCGGACCGGCGAGAACTGGCTGAAATCTTTTGGGACCCTGGTGATGAATACCAAGCGCCGGTACGGCGGTTACCTTATCCATATCGGCATTGTAATGATTTTTATCGGTATTACGGGCTCTTCTGCATTTAACACCGAAGCGGAAGCCAAACTCGCCAGGGGCGAATCCATGGAAATCGAAAATTACGTGCTGACGTATTCGGAATTTGTGGAGAACCAGAATGCACTGAAATACAGCGGGATTGCCGTCCTGGATATCGAGAAGAACGGCAAGTACGTCGGCCAGATTCGTCCGGAGAAAGCCAAATTTTACAAGAGTGACCAACCGATGTCAGAAGTTGCCCTCCGGATGACGCTGGAAGAAGATCTGTACGTCATCCTTGGAGGATTTGATAAAGAGCGCAATGTTTGGGTCACTGCCAGAGTGAATCCATTGATCAACTGGATGTGGCTCGGTGGAATTATGCTCATCATTGGAACAGTCGTCGCACTCTTCCCGGAAACCGACAGCAAGAAGCGGACTCACACACGGAAGCGACTGCAGGATATCGACGCGGAGACGATTATACGCGAACTGAGCGAAATCGAAATCGACTATGCGGAAGGCAAGATCGACGACACGACCTACAAAGAAGAGTACGAACCGTACGAGCATGTAGATGCCTGGATTAAGCGCGCCGCCAACGCCAAGGCCGAGCAGCACAAAAACGGCAATGGAAAGGCAGATGTGGCGACCGCTGAAGCGGTAGAAGCCCAATTCTGCCATACATGCGGCACGCAGTTACCACGCGGTTCACGATTCTGTTCCAATTGCGGTGAACGCGTAAACACCTGA
- a CDS encoding hemolysin III family protein, with protein MFRNLKDPMSGLTHFIGAVLAVLGLVLLILRAVDPVKPWHIVSFSIFGAGMIFLYTASTLYHWLDLSEAGNRRLHKFDHMMIFVLIAATYTPICLIPLRGGWGWSLFGVIWGLALAGILFKFFWMDAPRWLTTGIYIFMGWIVVVGVWPLVTTLQTGALIWLAAGGLSYSVGAIIYGAKKPDPWPNFFGFHEIFHVFVMLGTFAHFWMMYEYVIRFG; from the coding sequence ATGTTTCGCAACCTCAAAGATCCCATGAGCGGACTGACGCATTTTATCGGAGCAGTGTTAGCGGTGCTGGGTTTAGTGCTGCTTATTTTACGGGCGGTTGATCCGGTGAAGCCGTGGCATATTGTGTCGTTTTCCATCTTTGGCGCCGGGATGATTTTTCTGTATACTGCCAGCACACTCTACCACTGGCTTGATTTGTCCGAAGCCGGGAATCGAAGGCTCCATAAATTTGACCATATGATGATCTTTGTGCTCATCGCCGCGACCTATACGCCGATCTGTCTGATCCCGCTCCGTGGCGGCTGGGGCTGGAGCCTGTTCGGTGTGATCTGGGGACTGGCACTCGCCGGCATCCTTTTTAAATTTTTCTGGATGGACGCGCCCCGCTGGCTCACCACGGGTATCTACATCTTCATGGGCTGGATTGTCGTGGTTGGGGTCTGGCCACTGGTGACAACACTACAAACCGGCGCACTCATCTGGCTGGCAGCCGGTGGGTTATCCTATTCGGTAGGGGCAATTATCTATGGTGCCAAAAAACCGGATCCCTGGCCCAACTTTTTCGGATTCCATGAGATCTTTCACGTCTTCGTGATGCTGGGCACCTTCGCGCACTTCTGGATGATGTACGAGTATGTGATACGGTTTGGGTGA
- a CDS encoding YhdH/YhfP family quinone oxidoreductase, with protein sequence MPSKTFKALVVEEIEKGKFTRAIQERFIEDLPDGEVLIKVRYSSLNYKDALSATGNKGVTREYPHTPGIDSAGVVEESDAPKFAPGDKVIVHGYDLGMNTSGGFAQYIRVPTDWVVRLRENLSLKESMMYGTAGFTAAMSVKKLLDHGTVTNDGEILVTGATGGVGSFAVALLALEGFSVVAATGKTEQANYLKSLGASKVISRDEVNDDSGKPLLTRRWAGVVDTVGGVPLSTAIRSTDYEGTVTTCGNAAGAHLDLTVYPFILRGVSLLGVDSANYPMKIRQPLWEKIATDWKLEMLDEMTRECSLADISGEIDRILDGKQVGRVVVDLWD encoded by the coding sequence ATGCCTTCAAAAACATTCAAAGCGCTGGTCGTCGAAGAAATCGAGAAGGGCAAATTTACCCGCGCAATTCAGGAGCGTTTCATCGAAGACTTGCCCGATGGCGAGGTACTAATCAAAGTTCGCTACTCCTCCCTGAACTACAAAGATGCGCTCTCCGCCACAGGGAACAAAGGCGTTACCCGGGAATATCCGCACACGCCGGGGATTGACAGTGCCGGAGTCGTTGAGGAGAGTGATGCTCCGAAGTTTGCTCCCGGTGATAAGGTGATCGTTCACGGATACGACCTCGGCATGAATACCTCCGGCGGATTTGCACAGTATATTCGCGTACCGACGGACTGGGTGGTACGCCTTCGGGAAAATCTGTCGCTGAAAGAGAGCATGATGTACGGCACGGCTGGCTTCACCGCTGCCATGTCCGTAAAAAAATTGCTCGATCACGGGACTGTTACAAATGATGGTGAAATTTTGGTGACCGGCGCCACAGGCGGTGTCGGGAGTTTTGCTGTTGCGCTCCTTGCGCTGGAGGGGTTTTCCGTGGTTGCAGCGACAGGAAAGACGGAGCAAGCGAACTATCTCAAATCCCTGGGAGCGTCGAAAGTAATTTCCAGGGATGAGGTCAACGATGACTCCGGGAAACCGTTGTTAACGCGACGTTGGGCTGGTGTCGTCGATACCGTTGGCGGAGTCCCGCTCTCCACGGCCATCCGATCCACGGACTACGAGGGGACGGTGACCACCTGCGGGAATGCTGCCGGTGCTCATCTGGATTTGACGGTCTATCCGTTTATACTCCGGGGCGTGAGCCTGCTGGGTGTCGACTCTGCGAATTATCCTATGAAAATCCGGCAACCGTTGTGGGAGAAAATCGCCACCGACTGGAAACTGGAAATGCTCGATGAGATGACACGGGAATGTTCACTTGCTGATATATCCGGTGAGATCGACCGGATTCTTGATGGGAAACAGGTTGGCCGGGTTGTGGTGGATTTATGGGATTAA
- a CDS encoding phosphate ABC transporter ATP-binding protein yields MEKSSQTPLFQIKNVSKRPPQADATNYILQHLNFDILSNEIFTILGPSGSGKSTLLRLLNALDDPSEGEIRFDGIPLEEIDIFDLRRRVAMVFQQPALLPGTVEENLDYPRKSLNSQTTDRSNEELLDIVGLSPELLSRDSEALSLGQQQRVMIARALVSRPEVLLMDEPTSALDPTATKRILNLTKTLQQDYGLTIVFVTHNMPEAKEIANRVLLLVDGESKVVASADSFFSGETGELAKRFLAGELEG; encoded by the coding sequence ATGGAAAAATCATCCCAAACACCTCTCTTTCAAATCAAAAACGTCTCAAAGCGTCCACCCCAGGCGGATGCGACTAACTACATTCTGCAGCACCTGAATTTCGATATTCTGAGCAACGAAATTTTCACCATCCTCGGGCCGTCCGGGTCGGGCAAGTCCACGCTCCTTCGCCTGCTGAATGCCCTGGATGATCCCAGCGAGGGCGAGATCCGGTTTGACGGGATACCGTTAGAGGAAATCGATATCTTCGATCTGCGTCGGAGGGTTGCTATGGTTTTCCAGCAGCCGGCGCTCCTGCCCGGCACGGTGGAGGAGAACCTGGACTATCCCAGGAAGTCGCTGAACTCCCAAACCACGGATCGCTCCAACGAGGAATTGCTGGATATCGTCGGATTGTCTCCGGAATTGCTCTCCAGAGATTCGGAGGCGTTATCGCTGGGACAACAGCAGCGCGTGATGATCGCCCGGGCGCTGGTGAGTCGCCCGGAAGTGCTGCTCATGGACGAGCCCACCTCGGCGCTGGATCCCACCGCAACCAAGCGAATTCTCAATTTGACGAAGACCCTGCAACAGGACTACGGCCTGACTATCGTCTTCGTGACTCACAACATGCCGGAAGCCAAAGAAATCGCCAACCGGGTTCTGTTGCTGGTAGACGGCGAGTCAAAAGTAGTGGCCTCCGCGGACTCTTTTTTCTCCGGCGAAACCGGCGAACTGGCGAAGCGGTTTTTGGCGGGCGAGTTGGAGGGATAA